The DNA segment ATTTCCTCTGAAGTTTTTTCTCTGTCTTTGTACTTAGTAGACACATCGTTAGCAATAAGTATCATCCTGTTTTTAATATCAAACGGCGAATCAAGACGAAGCCCATAATCTTGTCGATTTCCACCTAATAAAGACATATAATACGCCATAGGAATAAGTGTAGCCGAAAAAAATACAGTGCTTCTTACTTTTTCAAGCGTTTCATTAAGCAGTTTAGAGGGATCTAAGCAAAATAATTTGACTTTTAAATCGTCAGCTTTTTTCTCAACATAAGTCGTATATGACTCATTGTACATATCAGAAACCTTAAGATACCTGATCACTTCAAAATACAGATCGGTGACAGCTTCTCCAGCAAACGGCTTTCTTTCATTTGAAAGAAACAATTCCGCTTCTCCTATAAATTGCTTTAAATATCCATTTAGATCACTAAATATCTCATCTGTCACAAAATAGCCTTTTTCACCACATCTTTTCTTCAATTTAAGAAATATTGAATTGATTTTTGACAACGACTTTTCAAGCTTGATGCTTTTACCTTTAATCTCTTTCTTTAAAGACAAAAAATCTTTTTTGAATAATTCTGCTGAAAACATCTCTCTCGATCTATCTACCAAATTGTGTGCTTCATCCACGAGAAGTGTAAAATCGGTTTTTTCCTGAAAGAACCTTTTAAGTCCCACATTTGGATCAAAGACGTAATTATAATCGCATATTATAACATCTGACCACAAAGATAAATCCAGTGAAAACTCAAATGGGCATACCATATGCTTTTTTGCGTACTCTTCAATTTTTGAACGATTAAAATTATCTTCATTCAAAAATATATCAACTAGCGCATCATTTATCCTATCAAAATGACCTTTTGCAAACATACATGCCTCAGGCCTACATTCGGTCTTTTCATTAAAACATATTTTCTCCTTAGCAGTTAAAACCAATGTTTTTGCTTTTAACCCTTTGGTTCTTAATGTGTTAAATGTTTCTTCTGCTACTGTTCTGGCTATCGTCTTAGCTGTAAGGTAAAATATCTTTGAAGTTAACCCTTTTTTCATCGCCTTTAATGACGGAAAAATTGTAGATATGGTTTTCCCTATCCCAGTTGGCGCTTCGGCAAACAGATTCTTTCCATTTTCAATCGCTTTGTAGACAGCTACCATAAGTTTCTTTTGACCTTTTCGAAAATCCTTGTATGGAAAATCCATCTTATCTATTGAACTGTTTCGTTCCCTTATCCAATTGTATAACATGCTTGCCCAATAATAGTACTTCTCTATAAGATCGTCAAAAAATATTTTTAACTCATCTAATGAATATGTATACCTTAAAAATTTCATATCGCCGTCATCGACTTGATAATACGTAAGTTGGATATCTATCATATTCAAACTATTTTGAATCGAATATATGTAGGCATAACATTTTGCTTGTGCTAAATGTAGAGGATTGTAGGCTTCATCTATTTCATCTATATTGGCGCTCGTAGTCTTTATTTCATCGATTGTCACATTGCCGTCATCTACAATGATGCCGTCTGCACGACCTTCTACAACAATAATAAACTCATCAAATTCTCTCTCGTATCTTAACGTTACTTCCTTTTTATAATTCTCACCTTTGGAACTCTGAATTTTTTTGTGTATCTTTGTGCCTTCTAATGCTCTTAAATTACTGCTGCCTAAAAATTCATCGTTTAAATCCCCGCACCTCAATATAAATTCAACCATGTCTCTGACTGAAATTTTTATCTTTTCTTTAACCATCGCATCAAGTCCTTTAACGCATCATAGAAAAATTTCTCGAATTGAATTATAACATAAATTCATTTAAGATGGTATAATATATTTGTAAATGCGCATAGAAAGGGCTGTTTTTAATGAACATACCAACAGAGCTTTTAAATGGAATCGAAGAAGAAGCAAGCAAGATACCTGTAAATAAATTGATTTCTTTGGTTTCTGACATTTCTAATCGATACAGAAATACTGATGAGAAACATATTTTATCTTACGAAGAAGCCATTGCATACGTTTCATACAGGATGCCTGCTACGTTCGAAGCCATCTACACAGTTTTGAAAGATGTAAAAGATATATGCGGTGATGATTTAAAACCAAAATCGATTTTAGATGTAGGGGCTGGACCAGGTACTGCAATATGGGCAGCAACTTCCATATGGAATGATTTAGATAAGATAACGCTTTTAGAGAGAAATATAAACATGATAAAAATCGGCAAAAAGCTGTCAGCAAACTCAAACAATAGATCTATTAAGAATTCTATTTGGATGGAAGCTGACTTAGAAAGTTTATCTGAACTGCCTAAACATGATATTGTAATTGCATCGTATTCAATCGGTGAGCTAAATGATGATGTACACGGTGAAATAATAAAAAAACTTTGGGAAAGCGCTAACGACATGCTGATAATCATAGAGCCGGGAACTAAGATTGGCTTTTCTAACATAAAAAGAGCACTGGAAATCTTAATGCCTCTTGGTGCCCATGTAATAGCGCCATGTCCACACGATAAAGAATGTCCAATAGATTTTGATGACTGGTGTCACTTTTCATCTCGTGTACAAAGAACAAACATACACAGAAAAGTCAAAAACGGCCAACTTTCATACGAAGATGAAAAATTCTCCTACATATGTGTATCAAAAAGCCCTTGCAACATGATAAAAAGCAGAATCATAAGACATCCGCAGATAAGGAAGGGCCACATAATACTGGATTTGTGCACAAAAGATGGCATCAAGAAAGTCACGGTCAAGAAAAGCGATGGAGATATTTACAAAAAAGCCAGAAATACAAAATGGGGTTCTATCTTTGAATGAGATTAGACATAATAACAAAATAGCTACCTGTTTCTTTCCGTTATTAAATCCTCATCTGTTATACTGCTGCACAATAATGGAGAATTAACATCGTATAAAGTCATATTGCCATTGACAACCCTACTGCTGTAGTTTGCATAGCAGTAGATGCACCCATGCAAGCACGTATCATAAGCTCCTATATCTACACTGGCAGCACAACCACATGCTTTTCTTTGATTCTTGTCTTTTTCATCCTTAATATCACGTCCAGAAATTTCCTTAATCAGATTAGGATCCACGCACCTGCCATGCTCTATTCCAAATTGAGATAAATCTATTTTTTCTGCACATGTTTCAATTTTAAGAGAATATGTTTCCGCAATTTCTCCAAGTCTTTTAGCTATCCTTATTTTATCTTCATCGCTAATCTCAAAAGCGCCTATCTTCTCAAGGCTTTTCTTTACTTTAGGGTAAAAATCCACAAAGCTTATGATACACTTTGATGTATAACCTTTAAGTTTCGATGCCAATACTTCAAAATATTTATAATGGTATTTCTCGCTAATAGCTTCAGCTATAATGATGGGATCGTACCTCCAAATTACTCTATTGGGCCCTATTTTATCTGATAATCTCTTAAATGTATCAATTATTTTTGATTTTTTCGGAACACCTTTTTCAACTTTATCATCGTAAGGATTCAATGTAAACTGAAAATAGAACGGATAATTGTCTATAATGTGAAGATTGCCGATCATATTTTCAGGATTTTTGCTCCAAAACACAAAGCAGTCAACAGCATCCAACGACAAGGAGACTTTGCTTATTTGATGATGATTAAAAGGGTTCCTTACTAAGACATAACCATCTTTAACTCTATTGTAAAACCAATCACTGTAAAAAGCCGGCACATCTGTCCTCCTGCTGACGCTTATTATCATATAGTATCCTTCCTTTTCGCAAATACAACTGTGATATGAAATCACATACTTCTTATGAAATTACATACAAATCAACACCCAAAACAGTTTTTTACCTCGTACAAGAATTATACTGTTCATTATATTCCTTTGTCAATTTAAAATATCTTCTCAAATCATGAAATCCATGTAATAAGTCAGTCTTTAAATAGTTATTTTTCTCATCAATCATTAGTTTATAAAAACTTATTAAAGAAAATACTTGACTTTAGGTTTAATATAATACTATAAAATAGTATAGCACTATGCGATAATTTTATTTTAGGAGGATCGCCAAATGGATGCAATCGAATTATTGAAAAATAGAAGAAGTTGCAGAAACTTTTCTGATGTCCCAATAGACGATAAAGTTTTGAACAACATTCTTGAGGTTGGTTTAAATGCTGCCAGCGGAGGAAATACTCAACCATGTACTATAATTAAGATAAGAGACAAAGATAGAAAATCAAAACTTAAAGATCTTCTTGGACAAAATTTTATCGAAAAATCTGATACTGTCTTAGTATTTCTTTTGGATTTTTACAAGCAAAAAAGATGGTGCGAAATAAATGCAGCGCCTTACGGGCGAAACAGATCTTTTTTAGAATTTATTATCTCATTAGAAGATGTAATGTGTGTTGCTCAAAGCATTGAATGTGCATGTACTTTAAAAGGTATAGGCAGTGTTTATTTAGGTACGCCAAATCTACGGTATGAGGAAATAAAAGAACTTTTAGAATTACCAGAACTTACTATACCCATTCTTGCTATGTGCCTCGGAAATATAAAAGGTACTCTGAATTCCAGAAAAAAGCTTCAAAAAGATGCAGTCGTTTTTTATGAGAAGTACAAGAAATTAAGCGATGAAGAAATTGAAAGATATTATGGAGAAAAATATCAAAACAGCAACACGTTCATCAATGACAAAAATAGCTATTTGATAGATGAACTTTACAATATCGCTTCAGCAGTTAGTGGAAAAGACTTTGCAGACAAAGTGAAAACAAATGTTGAAAAAAACGGCTACATAAATCCAGCACAAAAATTGTTTGGCTTTCATTACAACCCTATACAAATGATAGGTATGAATCAATGGATATGGAATTTTTTCAAAGAACAAGGCTTTGATTTTTTGGATGAAACATTTCACATTAATAGGCTGGATGTGAAATAATAATGATCCCCTTGGTCAAGAACCGGTAAATCCAGCATTGAATCATATACAGTATCATTTTCATAACGATAAAAAGTGTATATTGTCCACACTTAAGGTAACGATAGTTCGTCTCAATTTTAATAATAGAGACAATGGTGCTCCAATCAAGGGGAAATTTCATAAGATCTCTGAATCGTTTGGCAATTTTTATCAGCACATTCGTTGTAGCTGTAGGATTAACTAATTCCTCAAAGATGCATTCTTTGTTATTTTTTTATTTTTTTAATTTTATTTAGTTCGTCTACAAATGCTGGCTTATTTTTGTATAAAGCAATTAGCTTATCAACTATTTCCTCCATATTTTTATTGCCTGCTATCTTTTTATACTTTTTAACAACTTCACATACTTTTTTATACTCTTTTCTATTAGATGATGAATTTGCAACTGCCATTATATGCTTCTTATATACCTCAATCACCTCATCTTTAAATTTTTCTTGCAACATTTCGGCATATCCTTCTATGATACTTGGATTTTCTTTTACAAACTCCATTATCTCATCAAGATCTTTTTCTTCTACTATAAGCTTAAGATAAATATTCTTGCTGACCCATCCCTCATTCTTTTTTAATTCTTGTTTCAAGTTGTTGTAAAATTCTGTCTTATCACCCGTAATTAGTTCTTTAAGTTCATTGTAATATTCAAAGTTGCCTTCAAAAAGAAGTTCTTTGGCTAATTTTTTTTGTTCTTCTTTTAGGGAAAGTTTTTTATAGGCTTCATATCTTATTTTCTTCCATTTCAATGCTAATCCTGCATATTTTTTGTCTTTCTTTTCACCTTCTAAAGCTAATTCTATAACTTTATTAAAATTTTTTTCTTTCATGAACTTACTTATAAGTAACTCCCTAAATGAGGTATAATCTAAGTTTTTTTCTATAAATTCTAAAGCTTCTTCATCAGTGCCATAAGTGTCAATTATTTCAAACAATATTTGCAACATCTTCTCATTGCTGTATCTTTTATACTCATCACCTGAATTCATAGTAATAATAGACTTTATTTTCGCTATAAGCTCATTCCTTAGCTTTTCAACATCTGCAAATTCAATACATAGTCTAAGAAGATCAATTTTATAATCATTCCATTCGTCTAAAATTTCATTGTCAATTTGCGTAAGCAATTTATTAAATATCTCCTCTTTTAAATCATCATCTAAATAACTACCATCTGTTACTATATCTCCTATTAAGTCTATAGTTTCAGATACGAGGAAACCTATATCGCCATTGGAATCATCGGCGTATTGAAAAGCTCTTATAGACTCGTTAAGCAGAAGAAATGCAATATCCAGAGCTAATAATATATTATCGGTATTTCTTGATTTCCGCAATATATCTTCCATATCATTTACAAAGCTGTAAGTTTCTCTATACGATATAAAGCCTTCTCTGCCTGTATATTTTTTCACAATGGAATTAATAAGCTTTTTGCATTTTTCAAGTTCTTGTTCGTAACTACCTTTTGAATATCTTACAATGAGACTGTTTCTTAAAGCTTCATCATTTTCGGTTATATCCATTATTATTTTAATCAATTCTTTTTTAGAAAGATTATTTAGTACTTCTCTAATCGAAAACTGATTTATCGCATTTTTCTTTATATGTATTATATTGTTTTTGTTATTTATTATCTCAAATAGCTTAAAATATGCCGCCACTTGATGTTTACATATTGGTCCAAAATCATAGGGGCAATCACATTCTGAATAAATAATTTCTCCATCGTTATCTATCTTAACTATTACCTCATAATCATCACTTCCTTGTACTTGAAATACATATTCGTTATCTCCGCGTTTATAGACTTCAACTATATTGCCATTAATATAATAATCATACCCTCTATCTAAAATAGTTTTGTCAACATGATTTTCAAAATTGTTTATATTCACCTATAGTTCCTCGCTTTCTTTCTAAAATGGCAACTTAGTTTCATATTAAAAGGAATTTCTTAAAAAGAATTTCGCGATTTCAGGTTTAACAAGAACAAATATATTCGCTATCCTTTCTATATTAAAATGCCTTCTTTTATAGAATATTATATGCGATTGTATTGCATAATGCAATTTATAAGCAATATTATGTAAATAACATTTCTATTTAGTCATATTCGATATTCCCAACAGAAAATTTCAGTCCTGCTTTCTACATCAATGTAACACCAGACGACAAGCAAAAGCAAGAAGATTTACCTGATGTTTCGTCCAAGTCTCATCAATCCAATCATCTATTTCAACAGATGTCGGTATCCTTGAATTACGTCTTAACAGCACCACAGCTCGCCTGAAGACAAGCTATGGTGCTGTTCATTTGTATTTTTATTTGAATTATTCCACTTCATATGTTGCTCTCTTAAAAATCCTTACATGTTCCGATTATATGCCCACAGCGTAAGCGGTACAGATACTATGAAGATTGTAAAAGTACCTATTAGTGCAATCCAAAAATCCGTGCCGATTGTTCCATTTCCCAATATCTCTCGCACAGCCGTTATTGCTTTGGATACAGGATTGATATGTTCGGCAAAGTAGCGAACTACTTTAGGCATAGTTTTTGTTGGAACAAAGGCATTTGACAGAAACGTCAGTGGAAACATGATAAGCATTGCGTACATTGATGCAGATGATACAGATTTTGCCGTCAAAGCCACAAACGCAAACAGCCAACTTAAGCACCAACCGACAAACATCATAAATTCGATGGAAACTACAACCTTCAAAAAGCTTGGTCTATATCCGATAATTGCACCGACTGTGAACACAATCGCGCCCGCTATGGCATAGCGCAAGAGGTCAGCAGTCAGTACACCTGCAAGCGGTGATATCCTTGCTATAGGCATGGATTTGAAACGGTTGAATATGCTCTTATCAATGTCCTCCCTCAGTTGCGTGCCAGCATTGCCGGAGGATGTGATACAAGTCTGGATCAAAATTCCCGGAATAATAATCGGAAGATAGCTTTCGATGTTACCCGAAATCGCACCACCAAACAAATATGTGAACATTAACGTAAACAGTATCGGCATAAGCGTGACGTCCAAAAGGCTTTCAGGATTGTACACAGTTTTAAGAAGTGTCCTGTATGCAAAAGTAAGCATATTTTCAATAGCAGTATCAAAACTGATGCGGTTTTTTAATTCGCGTTCGTTAGCAGGAATAATAGTAGTGTCTTTCATACTAAACAACCTCCTTTGTGTCACCTGTGAGAGCAAGGAAAACTTCGTCAAGCGACGGTTCGCGGACATTTACAGCAGTTAAGCCGATTCCCATTTCTTTTAACTTAGTCAAAACATCCACAAGTTTGGCAGTGTCCGCAAGGGGTATGGTGATTTCCGCCGCTTCCGATATTTGTGTCTTGCCTCCAAGAACTTTTTCCACGATTTGAGCGGCTTTAGGAGCATAATCGGGATTTTTTACTGTTAATTGCAGACTTGAGGCACTTATGGAGCGTTTCAACCCAGTTGGAGTATCGTGAGCAACAACTTTGCCTTTATCGATAACAACAATATCGTCGGCAAGTTGGTCAGCTTCATCAAGATACTGTGTTGTCAGTAAAATGGTAGAGCCATTTTTGACGAGTGTTCGAATAGTCTGCCACATCTGTGCTCTTGTGCGGGGATCAAGCCCCGTCGTCGGCTCGTCAAGGAAAATAAGCGGCGGATTAGACAACAAGCTGACCGCAATATCAAGCCGTCGGCGCATACCACCGGAAAACATGGAAACTTTGCGGTTTGCCGCTTCTGTCAATGAAAACTCCTCCAACAATTCTTCGGCTTTGCGTTTTGCTTCAATGCGGGAAAAACCTAATAGACGAGCAAATATTTTTAAGTTCTCCATCGCTGTCAGACTTTCATCTAATGTGGCGTATTGCCCTGTCAAACCGATGAGTTGACGCACCTTTTGCACATCTTTCTTCACATCATATCCGAAAATTTTTGCTGTTCCCCCATCGGGCTTAATGAGCGTTGCAAGCATATTAATGGTGGTTGTCTTTCCAGCACCGTTAGGACCAAGTAGGCCACAGATTGTCCCGGTCCGAATTGTAAAACTTATTCCATCTACAGCTTTCTTTTTGTCAAACATCTTTACTAGTTTCACAACTTCGACTGCGTATTCACTATTTTTTACTTTGTCCATAAAAACACCTCCGTTTTTTCTTTACAGTCATATCTTATAACTGCCACTTAAACGGAGGTTAAACTCAAATTAAACGGATTGTAAACCGAGTACCTTTATTTTCTTCACTTTCCACATCAATCGAAAATCCATGCAGATCAATAATTTTTTTAACAAGTGCAAGTCCTAATCCATTCCCACCGAGTGAACGGTCACGAGCTTTGTCGGCTTTGTAGAACCGTTCAAAA comes from the Thermoanaerobacterium aotearoense genome and includes:
- a CDS encoding SWIM zinc finger family protein, giving the protein MNINNFENHVDKTILDRGYDYYINGNIVEVYKRGDNEYVFQVQGSDDYEVIVKIDNDGEIIYSECDCPYDFGPICKHQVAAYFKLFEIINNKNNIIHIKKNAINQFSIREVLNNLSKKELIKIIMDITENDEALRNSLIVRYSKGSYEQELEKCKKLINSIVKKYTGREGFISYRETYSFVNDMEDILRKSRNTDNILLALDIAFLLLNESIRAFQYADDSNGDIGFLVSETIDLIGDIVTDGSYLDDDLKEEIFNKLLTQIDNEILDEWNDYKIDLLRLCIEFADVEKLRNELIAKIKSIITMNSGDEYKRYSNEKMLQILFEIIDTYGTDEEALEFIEKNLDYTSFRELLISKFMKEKNFNKVIELALEGEKKDKKYAGLALKWKKIRYEAYKKLSLKEEQKKLAKELLFEGNFEYYNELKELITGDKTEFYNNLKQELKKNEGWVSKNIYLKLIVEEKDLDEIMEFVKENPSIIEGYAEMLQEKFKDEVIEVYKKHIMAVANSSSNRKEYKKVCEVVKKYKKIAGNKNMEEIVDKLIALYKNKPAFVDELNKIKKIKK
- a CDS encoding ABC transporter permease — protein: MKDTTIIPANERELKNRISFDTAIENMLTFAYRTLLKTVYNPESLLDVTLMPILFTLMFTYLFGGAISGNIESYLPIIIPGILIQTCITSSGNAGTQLREDIDKSIFNRFKSMPIARISPLAGVLTADLLRYAIAGAIVFTVGAIIGYRPSFLKVVVSIEFMMFVGWCLSWLFAFVALTAKSVSSASMYAMLIMFPLTFLSNAFVPTKTMPKVVRYFAEHINPVSKAITAVREILGNGTIGTDFWIALIGTFTIFIVSVPLTLWAYNRNM
- a CDS encoding small ribosomal subunit Rsm22 family protein, which encodes MNIPTELLNGIEEEASKIPVNKLISLVSDISNRYRNTDEKHILSYEEAIAYVSYRMPATFEAIYTVLKDVKDICGDDLKPKSILDVGAGPGTAIWAATSIWNDLDKITLLERNINMIKIGKKLSANSNNRSIKNSIWMEADLESLSELPKHDIVIASYSIGELNDDVHGEIIKKLWESANDMLIIIEPGTKIGFSNIKRALEILMPLGAHVIAPCPHDKECPIDFDDWCHFSSRVQRTNIHRKVKNGQLSYEDEKFSYICVSKSPCNMIKSRIIRHPQIRKGHIILDLCTKDGIKKVTVKKSDGDIYKKARNTKWGSIFE
- a CDS encoding DUF1848 domain-containing protein — its product is MIISVSRRTDVPAFYSDWFYNRVKDGYVLVRNPFNHHQISKVSLSLDAVDCFVFWSKNPENMIGNLHIIDNYPFYFQFTLNPYDDKVEKGVPKKSKIIDTFKRLSDKIGPNRVIWRYDPIIIAEAISEKYHYKYFEVLASKLKGYTSKCIISFVDFYPKVKKSLEKIGAFEISDEDKIRIAKRLGEIAETYSLKIETCAEKIDLSQFGIEHGRCVDPNLIKEISGRDIKDEKDKNQRKACGCAASVDIGAYDTCLHGCIYCYANYSSRVVNGNMTLYDVNSPLLCSSITDEDLITERNR
- a CDS encoding daunorubicin resistance protein DrrA family ABC transporter ATP-binding protein, whose translation is MDKVKNSEYAVEVVKLVKMFDKKKAVDGISFTIRTGTICGLLGPNGAGKTTTINMLATLIKPDGGTAKIFGYDVKKDVQKVRQLIGLTGQYATLDESLTAMENLKIFARLLGFSRIEAKRKAEELLEEFSLTEAANRKVSMFSGGMRRRLDIAVSLLSNPPLIFLDEPTTGLDPRTRAQMWQTIRTLVKNGSTILLTTQYLDEADQLADDIVVIDKGKVVAHDTPTGLKRSISASSLQLTVKNPDYAPKAAQIVEKVLGGKTQISEAAEITIPLADTAKLVDVLTKLKEMGIGLTAVNVREPSLDEVFLALTGDTKEVV
- a CDS encoding nitroreductase family protein, which produces MDAIELLKNRRSCRNFSDVPIDDKVLNNILEVGLNAASGGNTQPCTIIKIRDKDRKSKLKDLLGQNFIEKSDTVLVFLLDFYKQKRWCEINAAPYGRNRSFLEFIISLEDVMCVAQSIECACTLKGIGSVYLGTPNLRYEEIKELLELPELTIPILAMCLGNIKGTLNSRKKLQKDAVVFYEKYKKLSDEEIERYYGEKYQNSNTFINDKNSYLIDELYNIASAVSGKDFADKVKTNVEKNGYINPAQKLFGFHYNPIQMIGMNQWIWNFFKEQGFDFLDETFHINRLDVK
- a CDS encoding ATP-dependent DNA helicase, with the translated sequence MVKEKIKISVRDMVEFILRCGDLNDEFLGSSNLRALEGTKIHKKIQSSKGENYKKEVTLRYEREFDEFIIVVEGRADGIIVDDGNVTIDEIKTTSANIDEIDEAYNPLHLAQAKCYAYIYSIQNSLNMIDIQLTYYQVDDGDMKFLRYTYSLDELKIFFDDLIEKYYYWASMLYNWIRERNSSIDKMDFPYKDFRKGQKKLMVAVYKAIENGKNLFAEAPTGIGKTISTIFPSLKAMKKGLTSKIFYLTAKTIARTVAEETFNTLRTKGLKAKTLVLTAKEKICFNEKTECRPEACMFAKGHFDRINDALVDIFLNEDNFNRSKIEEYAKKHMVCPFEFSLDLSLWSDVIICDYNYVFDPNVGLKRFFQEKTDFTLLVDEAHNLVDRSREMFSAELFKKDFLSLKKEIKGKSIKLEKSLSKINSIFLKLKKRCGEKGYFVTDEIFSDLNGYLKQFIGEAELFLSNERKPFAGEAVTDLYFEVIRYLKVSDMYNESYTTYVEKKADDLKVKLFCLDPSKLLNETLEKVRSTVFFSATLIPMAYYMSLLGGNRQDYGLRLDSPFDIKNRMILIANDVSTKYKDREKTSEEIVEYIHTVVSKKKGNYIVYFPSYEYLNMVYDIYKERGIGYLLKQESAMMENEKDDFLRMFEDGRNGVLAFCVLGGAFSEGIDLAKDRLIGVIIIGVGIPQICLERDIIREHFERKYGQGYEYAYLYPGFNKVMQSAGRVIRTEEDKGIILLIDERFLHKNYIKIFPKEWFPYTKVNKSNLGFHLDSFWGNF